In Paenibacillus segetis, a single window of DNA contains:
- a CDS encoding GNAT family N-acetyltransferase — MTNIKQQLLDQFPILESPRLIMRQISADDTMEMFRCITDPLVQRHTSFQPETLRFPARMYRYFEESYRTLRDLHFAVVQKRNQEQEEQWVGICSLQYWDEAIGKARLGYLFSPSSWNQGFATEAVKSLLSFGFETMRLTVIEARCERDNPASERVLQKSGMSYCGNISEYRNDAGNERHNLLKIYSISSFLDKEHRGAHLLHK; from the coding sequence ATGACTAACATTAAGCAGCAACTATTGGATCAGTTTCCGATTTTGGAGAGTCCACGGTTAATTATGCGGCAAATATCAGCAGATGATACTATGGAGATGTTTCGTTGTATTACCGATCCACTAGTTCAACGTCATACGTCATTTCAGCCAGAAACACTACGCTTCCCTGCCCGAATGTATCGTTATTTCGAAGAATCCTACCGGACACTTCGAGATCTACATTTTGCGGTTGTGCAAAAACGGAATCAGGAGCAAGAGGAACAATGGGTGGGCATCTGTTCACTTCAGTACTGGGATGAAGCAATAGGCAAAGCCAGACTAGGGTATTTGTTCTCTCCGTCAAGCTGGAATCAAGGATTCGCTACTGAAGCGGTAAAATCCCTTTTGTCTTTCGGCTTCGAGACGATGCGACTTACCGTCATTGAAGCCAGATGTGAAAGAGATAATCCAGCTTCAGAAAGAGTATTACAGAAGTCAGGGATGTCCTATTGCGGAAATATCTCAGAGTACAGAAATGATGCAGGCAATGAGCGGCATAACCTCTTAAAGATCTACTCGATAAGTTCATTTCTGGACAAGGAGCATAGAGGAGCTCATTTGTTACACAAATGA
- a CDS encoding MGMT family protein, with product MQPFTAKVIEVIAAIPEGKVMTYGGVAREAGSPRAARQVVRILHSMSSKYALPWHRVLNKAGEIAISDDESRFMQRMFLEAEGVEVMEGGRINLDTYQFHPSPSVQGD from the coding sequence ATGCAACCATTCACTGCAAAAGTCATCGAAGTTATAGCTGCGATTCCCGAAGGGAAAGTCATGACTTACGGCGGAGTCGCAAGAGAAGCAGGAAGCCCACGTGCCGCGAGACAAGTAGTTCGAATCCTACATTCTATGAGCAGTAAATACGCTCTCCCTTGGCATAGAGTGCTTAATAAAGCTGGGGAAATCGCCATTTCGGATGATGAGTCGAGATTTATGCAGAGAATGTTTCTAGAGGCAGAAGGCGTCGAAGTGATGGAAGGGGGCCGAATAAATCTGGATACCTATCAATTTCACCCGAGCCCTTCTGTACAAGGTGATTAG
- a CDS encoding class I SAM-dependent methyltransferase, producing the protein MSDYWSRRFKVEGMIWGKEPSPTVLHSRNIFKKYGVHKVLVPGGGYGRNSKALSSHFQVDVIELSPDAIAIAREWDPASQYIEGSALEMNLDKTYEGIYCYDLLHLFLCRDRHRLIQCCAQQLSTDGVMYFTCFSDEDPNNGIGKNLEPGTYEYKEGKYAHFFSEADLREHFHGYPILEMGTIEEVLIKQNHDPYSYLLRYIVVQNNNSKLLN; encoded by the coding sequence GTGAGCGATTATTGGAGTAGGAGATTCAAGGTAGAAGGGATGATCTGGGGTAAAGAACCGAGTCCAACAGTGCTTCATTCCCGTAATATTTTTAAAAAATATGGTGTGCATAAGGTTCTTGTTCCAGGAGGGGGTTATGGTCGGAACTCCAAAGCCCTTTCTTCCCACTTTCAAGTCGATGTGATAGAGTTGTCACCAGATGCTATTGCAATAGCAAGAGAGTGGGATCCTGCATCGCAATATATCGAAGGATCAGCCCTAGAAATGAATTTGGACAAGACCTATGAAGGAATCTATTGTTATGACTTACTTCATTTATTTTTATGTCGTGATCGACACCGTTTGATACAATGTTGTGCTCAGCAGCTGAGTACGGATGGTGTAATGTACTTTACTTGTTTTTCTGACGAAGATCCCAATAACGGTATCGGTAAGAACCTTGAACCTGGTACCTATGAATATAAGGAGGGGAAATACGCACATTTCTTCTCTGAAGCGGATTTAAGGGAACATTTCCATGGTTATCCTATATTAGAGATGGGGACGATAGAGGAAGTATTAATCAAACAAAACCATGATCCGTATTCATATTTGTTAAGATATATTGTAGTGCAGAATAATAATAGCAAATTATTAAATTGA
- a CDS encoding DUF2252 family protein → MPYVERQRTWTKKLTILLMIVLMVNLFANFGGLNSNIANAAESNHVVISKIFGGGSEHGNADYPYDFIELYNPTNEAVDLTNWSVQYADSSSASDSSSWQVTALTGMIPAKGFYFIQEAGNSTLYDANLPLPDAVGTIHLGNQDGKVALVSDLEKLTMENPTNPVSSSLVDFVGYGTAQSYYGSGPAPSLSANSGIIRYALDEDSQDNRVDFGQVDSSSLSAMMNTLNDTYNSQEALEETPEETIEGPVDLSVNSPIVISKVFGGGSQNENALYKYDFIELYNPTDTAVDLSNWSVQYAVSTSKKDANSWEVTPLSGTIPARGYYLIQEAGDATSKVPELPSPNVIGAINLDNKDGKVALVSDSAPLTVVNPSITPVVSSLVDFVGYGAAQSYQGSGATQAPSAQKVIVRKAQDPNNQAHGISAIGEESELYGNGWNSHDNSADFDIGQLGNFSPYNTSSLIPLSVKVDSANNTIKMDSLREISVSDNQFTVIMNTGAIKDGDLNVADYDVNGLPAGLTVSRAVSDSVHKKIMFTISGTAIADVTEDVNLSVVIKKSASTVGAYDDSRTVGGIKLLNNVPKVKGEVVSNKLSMTEPTKASGSFSIHVTTGTVKDGPLEVTDYAITGLPNGLSVQVSGDTVTNTVTFTISGISLSAVTEALPLTVTLKASAVVSGASLDSDPITGVTLDRYKTPVQSDAARKATLTQRIKEANSYYNDPVTKNYKYGTDGMAATGAAFYRGAPYLLYQDLGEVIPLPDNWKNLTNVKTWIEGDAHVANVGFYDDKFGNIIFDLNDFDGAYIAPFYLDLLRMTSSLYLTRDADPDMLKNVSDAEIRNMAKDMLNEYMLSLQSLVGNNDKNTSATKLDTKHISDGFTKTVMNKLAKKTQLDQLIKWTVPTVDGKHSTGVFNVAGKPDKYREPTAAERAEVELNWRQYVDTLSPDFVSAKLAENTNYFAIKDVAVRIYQGLGSIGSQRYNVLIEGPTVSHDDDLILDVKQSFKPDMFENPDGAQTTPYDSFPGGDGARIKTAYEKLSLDAEDFLGYFNSDTRSFFVHKISPYKGDYEDASGGTFKTKDNLADYVSYIAKSYAYAHARSAEYGGDTFEQSVLDQVFNDSDVWNDFQTSLLNLGEDYYRQVKSDYELMKSDLINGRLIDVASLNGLTLDAGKLSPEFDENKLSYTASVSSDVSSIHVTASSLDSKATIKIKGITYTNGSSKSIALSTGVNVIDFVVTAQDGTTTKTYTVAVTRQAVGGGDNNNNNNNNGNTGSNGNTGNGSGSSTTTPTVNTVTATDGKLTLLQGQSGVVSLGSDIVISIPAGASLEELKLSITRVLNTDGLLTNKEILASPVFEMLKNFKQNFNKPVTLTFVFDPAHLKSDRTVAVFYYDEVKKAWMKVEGSKINGNRISVDVNHFTKYAVLIVDKASGLPVTEQSTDIVPEVSFSDIAGHWAEATIRQSVSSGIVQGYLDGTFKPGNAVTRAEFVVMLMNVLQPQGAGTELSFTDSTKIGAWAQKAIAQAVQTGIIKGYGDGSFRPNAVITRSEMATMIANALELPTESNIPTSFKDDPNIPLWAKGAVESLKKLGLIEGTGTNEFHPSTQTTRAEAVTVLLNMLENMSN, encoded by the coding sequence ATGCCATACGTAGAGCGCCAAAGAACGTGGACAAAGAAATTAACGATATTGCTAATGATCGTTCTCATGGTAAATCTATTTGCTAATTTTGGGGGACTTAATAGCAATATAGCTAATGCAGCTGAATCGAATCATGTTGTCATCAGTAAAATATTTGGAGGTGGCAGTGAGCATGGAAATGCTGACTACCCATATGATTTTATCGAATTATATAATCCGACGAATGAAGCAGTAGATTTAACAAATTGGTCGGTGCAATATGCTGATAGCTCAAGCGCTTCGGACAGCAGTTCATGGCAGGTTACTGCCCTGACAGGTATGATTCCTGCTAAGGGATTTTACTTCATTCAAGAGGCAGGAAATTCAACGCTATATGATGCAAATTTACCTTTGCCAGATGCGGTAGGAACTATTCATTTGGGGAACCAAGATGGTAAAGTGGCGTTGGTATCTGATTTGGAGAAATTAACGATGGAGAATCCAACAAATCCAGTGTCCTCTTCACTTGTGGATTTTGTTGGATATGGAACGGCACAAAGCTATTATGGTTCAGGCCCAGCTCCTTCGCTCTCAGCTAATTCAGGAATCATACGTTATGCATTAGATGAGGATAGCCAGGATAATCGTGTTGATTTTGGACAAGTTGATTCTTCGAGCTTGTCGGCAATGATGAACACGCTAAATGATACATACAATTCTCAGGAGGCACTTGAAGAGACTCCTGAAGAGACGATTGAAGGTCCTGTTGATCTTAGCGTGAACAGCCCCATTGTCATTAGTAAGGTGTTTGGTGGTGGGAGCCAGAACGAAAATGCGCTCTATAAATATGATTTCATAGAGTTATACAATCCGACGGATACAGCAGTAGATTTGAGTAACTGGTCTGTTCAATATGCAGTAAGCACAAGTAAAAAAGACGCTAATTCTTGGGAGGTAACTCCGTTAAGTGGAACAATTCCAGCGCGAGGATATTATTTAATCCAAGAGGCTGGGGATGCGACGTCGAAAGTACCAGAATTACCGTCGCCGAATGTTATAGGAGCAATCAACCTGGACAATAAAGATGGAAAAGTAGCGTTGGTATCGGATTCAGCACCATTAACTGTTGTGAATCCATCGATCACTCCAGTAGTCTCTTCACTTGTTGACTTTGTCGGATATGGAGCTGCACAAAGCTATCAAGGTTCAGGAGCTACCCAAGCACCTTCAGCACAGAAGGTCATCGTACGTAAGGCCCAGGATCCTAACAATCAAGCCCATGGAATCAGTGCGATTGGAGAGGAGTCAGAATTATACGGTAATGGTTGGAATAGTCATGATAACAGTGCTGATTTTGATATTGGGCAACTCGGAAATTTTTCACCCTACAACACAAGCTCTTTAATCCCGCTATCCGTCAAAGTAGACAGTGCGAATAACACGATCAAAATGGATTCTCTGCGGGAAATCAGCGTTTCGGATAACCAGTTTACAGTGATTATGAACACAGGTGCTATAAAAGATGGAGATTTGAATGTTGCTGATTACGACGTGAATGGTCTACCTGCAGGTCTAACAGTTTCACGTGCAGTCAGTGACTCCGTTCATAAGAAAATTATGTTTACCATTAGTGGTACAGCAATTGCAGATGTTACTGAGGATGTTAATCTGAGCGTTGTTATTAAAAAGTCCGCTAGTACAGTTGGAGCGTATGATGATTCTAGAACTGTGGGCGGCATTAAGCTACTGAATAATGTACCTAAAGTTAAGGGGGAAGTCGTTTCCAATAAGCTAAGCATGACTGAACCTACAAAGGCAAGCGGATCGTTCTCTATCCATGTAACCACAGGAACGGTGAAAGATGGTCCTTTGGAAGTTACTGATTATGCAATAACAGGTTTGCCAAACGGATTATCTGTTCAAGTATCTGGAGACACGGTAACAAACACAGTTACTTTTACAATAAGTGGAATAAGCCTCTCAGCAGTGACGGAGGCGCTTCCTCTAACCGTTACTTTGAAGGCTTCCGCTGTTGTCTCAGGGGCCTCGCTAGACTCCGATCCGATTACAGGTGTAACATTAGATCGGTATAAGACTCCAGTTCAGTCGGATGCAGCGCGTAAAGCAACCCTGACGCAGCGAATTAAGGAAGCCAACTCGTACTATAATGATCCAGTTACCAAGAACTATAAGTACGGTACGGATGGGATGGCAGCTACGGGAGCCGCATTTTACCGTGGAGCTCCTTATCTGTTGTATCAGGATTTGGGTGAAGTTATTCCTCTTCCGGATAATTGGAAGAATCTAACCAATGTTAAGACATGGATTGAAGGCGACGCGCATGTTGCGAATGTTGGCTTTTACGACGATAAGTTTGGAAATATAATTTTTGATTTAAATGACTTCGATGGGGCGTATATTGCGCCGTTCTATCTGGATTTGCTGCGGATGACTTCGAGTTTGTATTTAACTCGTGACGCAGACCCAGATATGCTGAAGAACGTTTCGGATGCAGAAATTCGAAATATGGCCAAAGACATGTTGAATGAATATATGTTGTCGCTTCAATCATTGGTTGGTAACAATGACAAGAATACTTCGGCAACGAAGTTAGATACGAAACATATAAGTGACGGATTCACTAAGACTGTGATGAACAAGCTGGCGAAAAAGACACAGCTGGATCAATTAATTAAATGGACTGTACCTACTGTGGATGGTAAGCATTCGACAGGTGTATTTAACGTCGCAGGCAAACCGGATAAATATCGCGAGCCGACGGCTGCAGAAAGAGCAGAAGTTGAATTGAATTGGCGACAGTATGTAGATACGTTATCACCTGATTTTGTAAGTGCGAAGCTTGCAGAGAATACTAATTATTTTGCGATAAAGGATGTTGCCGTTCGTATCTATCAAGGGCTTGGTAGCATTGGATCTCAAAGGTATAATGTACTGATTGAAGGCCCAACGGTAAGCCATGATGATGATCTCATTTTGGATGTTAAACAATCATTTAAGCCAGACATGTTCGAGAATCCGGACGGGGCACAAACAACTCCTTATGATAGCTTCCCTGGTGGAGATGGTGCTAGAATCAAAACGGCATACGAAAAGTTATCGCTAGATGCAGAGGACTTCCTTGGATATTTTAATAGTGATACCCGCTCCTTCTTTGTTCACAAAATATCGCCATACAAAGGGGATTACGAGGATGCATCTGGAGGTACGTTTAAAACAAAAGATAACCTCGCGGATTATGTGAGTTATATTGCCAAATCGTATGCTTATGCTCACGCGCGTTCGGCTGAATACGGTGGCGATACGTTTGAGCAGAGTGTACTAGATCAAGTTTTTAATGATAGCGATGTCTGGAATGACTTCCAAACATCACTTCTCAATCTTGGCGAGGATTACTACCGTCAGGTCAAGTCTGATTATGAACTAATGAAGTCGGATCTAATTAACGGTAGATTAATTGATGTGGCAAGCTTGAATGGATTAACATTAGACGCAGGTAAGTTATCCCCTGAGTTTGATGAGAACAAGCTTAGCTACACTGCATCGGTAAGCAGTGACGTGTCATCTATTCATGTGACAGCATCGTCACTCGACAGTAAAGCGACAATCAAGATTAAGGGGATAACCTACACAAATGGTTCATCTAAATCAATTGCCCTTTCTACTGGGGTAAACGTAATCGACTTCGTCGTGACAGCTCAAGATGGAACAACAACCAAAACGTATACTGTTGCAGTTACAAGACAAGCTGTAGGTGGCGGTGACAATAATAATAATAATAATAATAATGGAAACACTGGAAGCAACGGCAATACAGGTAATGGCAGCGGTAGTTCAACAACAACACCAACGGTTAACACCGTTACTGCAACTGATGGTAAATTAACGCTCCTCCAAGGTCAATCAGGCGTAGTTTCTTTGGGAAGTGATATTGTGATCTCAATTCCGGCGGGTGCTTCTCTCGAAGAATTGAAACTATCTATTACCAGAGTATTAAATACCGATGGCCTATTAACGAACAAAGAGATTCTGGCCAGCCCTGTATTTGAGATGCTGAAAAACTTCAAACAGAACTTCAATAAACCGGTAACATTGACCTTTGTATTTGATCCGGCTCACTTGAAGAGCGATCGAACGGTGGCTGTCTTCTATTATGATGAAGTGAAGAAAGCATGGATGAAAGTCGAAGGCAGTAAGATAAACGGGAATCGAATTTCCGTGGATGTCAATCATTTCACGAAGTATGCGGTACTCATTGTAGACAAAGCTTCGGGTTTACCGGTAACTGAACAATCAACAGACATCGTACCGGAAGTTAGCTTTAGCGATATTGCGGGACACTGGGCTGAAGCAACGATTCGACAATCGGTTAGCAGTGGAATTGTTCAAGGCTATCTTGATGGTACATTTAAGCCAGGTAACGCGGTGACTCGTGCGGAATTCGTGGTGATGCTGATGAATGTACTACAGCCACAAGGAGCAGGCACTGAGCTGTCTTTCACGGATTCTACTAAGATCGGAGCCTGGGCACAGAAAGCAATTGCACAAGCCGTACAGACAGGAATTATTAAAGGTTATGGGGACGGATCCTTCCGTCCGAATGCGGTAATAACACGTTCTGAGATGGCAACGATGATCGCTAATGCACTTGAGCTTCCTACCGAATCTAATATCCCTACGTCCTTTAAGGATGACCCAAACATTCCATTATGGGCAAAAGGTGCCGTGGAATCATTGAAGAAACTCGGTCTAATAGAAGGTACAGGAACAAACGAATTTCATCCGAGTACCCAAACAACAAGAGCAGAAGCTGTAACCGTCTTATTAAACATGTTGGAGAATATGAGTAATTAG
- a CDS encoding LysR family transcriptional regulator → MNISQLETLITISKTKSFRKAGELLNLTQPAVSAQIKSLEDEFNTVLIDRNQPVTLTDRGQVFLERAERILDITEELKQKLSDMEHTPQGHIVLGTTTSIAIQILPRILSYFQDQFPLIKTTIQSMPSSLIYQNVEQGLVDIGIGYLIENNPQVLSTVLYYDIFELVVSPQHPLAGVKMPTLDSLRDVPLIMLSPDTVGRRFIDDIFKKHQIEPHIVMELSSSEEVKRMVEINLGAAVISRQSILRELRQGSLKVVTIPELEVTHPVGVIYKSSRYVNSAMQQFLCDLKGMPETNFISSE, encoded by the coding sequence GTGAATATTAGTCAACTGGAAACACTAATCACTATTTCTAAAACAAAAAGCTTCCGTAAAGCCGGGGAATTATTGAATCTTACCCAACCTGCCGTCTCTGCGCAGATCAAGAGCTTGGAGGATGAATTTAACACCGTACTTATCGACCGAAATCAACCTGTAACTCTAACAGATCGAGGTCAAGTGTTTCTGGAAAGGGCCGAGCGGATCCTTGATATCACAGAGGAGCTTAAGCAAAAGCTGTCCGATATGGAACACACTCCACAAGGGCATATTGTATTAGGTACAACAACCTCGATTGCCATTCAAATACTACCGCGGATCCTTTCCTACTTCCAAGATCAGTTTCCGCTAATCAAAACGACGATCCAATCCATGCCATCCTCACTCATTTATCAGAATGTGGAACAAGGTCTAGTCGATATCGGTATTGGTTATTTAATCGAGAACAATCCACAGGTCTTGTCTACAGTGCTATATTACGACATTTTTGAACTGGTTGTGTCACCACAACATCCCTTAGCTGGAGTCAAAATGCCTACATTGGACTCGTTAAGAGATGTTCCTCTTATCATGCTCTCACCTGACACGGTCGGTCGGCGCTTCATCGATGACATTTTCAAGAAACACCAAATTGAACCTCACATTGTGATGGAACTATCCAGTAGTGAAGAGGTGAAGCGGATGGTCGAGATTAACTTGGGGGCTGCGGTCATTTCCAGACAGTCCATCTTGCGTGAACTTCGCCAAGGCTCATTAAAAGTCGTTACGATTCCTGAACTAGAAGTTACCCATCCTGTTGGGGTAATCTATAAATCAAGTCGATACGTCAACTCTGCTATGCAGCAATTCCTCTGTGACTTGAAAGGAATGCCTGAAACTAACTTTATCAGCTCTGAATAA
- a CDS encoding GNAT family N-acetyltransferase, with translation MDTILHSDRLVLKVLDESHVEAVLNFVQRNRSYHEPWGPLRDPDYYTIQDQRNGASLRIAEKLGFYHEGLAPKYLKINGVWEDHIHMVLRNESME, from the coding sequence ATGGATACTATTTTACATTCGGATCGGCTAGTATTGAAAGTCCTTGATGAGTCCCATGTAGAAGCTGTATTGAATTTTGTGCAACGCAACAGATCTTATCATGAGCCATGGGGGCCCCTTAGAGATCCAGATTACTACACAATTCAGGATCAGCGAAATGGTGCTTCATTAAGAATTGCGGAGAAGCTAGGATTTTACCATGAAGGATTGGCCCCTAAATATTTAAAAATTAATGGAGTCTGGGAAGATCATATCCATATGGTCTTAAGGAATGAATCCATGGAATGA
- the nagZ gene encoding beta-N-acetylhexosaminidase, with product MRYALRVCLLVILSVGLMVGCSSQNNPSGMVKPTPSNSQDPQGGEVTEPTPTEPSELTDPIKEQLKTLSTAEKVGQLVLVGMEGTKPDSSALELIETYQVGGFIFYKDNIKDSASALSLFNELKLANVNADHSIPLFMSVDEEGGRVTRMPKEFTKVPTAAKIGEAGSTELANGIGQAIGTQLSGFGLNMDFAPVLDVNSNPDNPVIGDRSYGDTAEIVSEMGIAAMKGLDSQGVVPVVKHFPGHGDTSVDSHLGLPVVNHGIDRLRNLELRPFKDAIAEGVDVVMIAHLLMPKLDPDHPASFSKIVINDLLREELGFEGVVISDDMTMGAIAEHYEIGEVAVQFIQAGGNIVLIGHDYEKERAVINALTEAVEQGTISEDMLDERVYAILKLKQKYQLSDEPAKGPDVKEINAELSRLLKDYGLK from the coding sequence ATGAGATATGCTTTGCGGGTTTGCTTGCTAGTTATACTTAGTGTTGGACTTATGGTTGGGTGTTCGTCCCAGAACAATCCATCTGGAATGGTGAAACCAACTCCTTCCAACAGCCAAGATCCACAGGGAGGAGAAGTCACAGAGCCTACACCTACGGAGCCCAGCGAGTTAACAGACCCCATTAAGGAACAGCTTAAGACTCTCAGCACTGCCGAGAAGGTAGGACAACTCGTCTTAGTAGGTATGGAAGGGACGAAGCCTGATTCATCTGCTCTAGAGTTGATCGAGACTTATCAGGTGGGAGGTTTTATCTTTTACAAGGATAATATAAAAGACAGTGCTTCAGCGCTCTCCCTGTTTAATGAGTTAAAGCTGGCAAATGTTAATGCTGATCATTCAATTCCATTGTTTATGAGTGTGGATGAGGAAGGTGGACGGGTTACCCGGATGCCCAAAGAATTTACTAAGGTGCCAACAGCCGCAAAGATCGGGGAAGCAGGTAGTACAGAATTGGCAAATGGTATAGGTCAAGCGATAGGTACACAGTTGTCCGGCTTTGGCCTAAATATGGACTTTGCCCCTGTACTAGACGTGAATAGTAACCCAGACAATCCGGTTATAGGTGATCGCTCATATGGGGATACGGCGGAGATTGTTAGTGAAATGGGGATTGCGGCGATGAAGGGACTTGACTCGCAGGGTGTTGTGCCGGTTGTTAAGCATTTTCCCGGACACGGGGATACCTCGGTGGATTCTCACCTTGGATTACCAGTAGTGAATCATGGGATAGACCGATTAAGGAATCTAGAGTTGCGCCCATTTAAGGATGCTATTGCTGAAGGGGTCGACGTCGTCATGATTGCTCATTTGTTGATGCCTAAGCTGGATCCTGATCATCCAGCCTCTTTCTCGAAGATTGTTATTAACGATCTGTTAAGAGAGGAGCTTGGATTTGAGGGTGTGGTTATTTCCGATGATATGACCATGGGTGCGATTGCAGAGCATTATGAAATTGGAGAGGTCGCGGTACAATTCATACAGGCTGGTGGAAATATCGTCCTCATTGGTCATGACTATGAGAAAGAACGAGCAGTAATCAATGCTTTGACTGAAGCAGTGGAACAGGGAACGATATCAGAAGACATGCTTGATGAACGGGTATATGCTATTTTGAAACTGAAACAAAAATATCAACTAAGCGATGAGCCAGCCAAAGGACCAGATGTTAAGGAAATTAACGCTGAGCTTAGCCGTTTATTGAAGGATTATGGATTGAAGTAA
- a CDS encoding DUF1361 domain-containing protein, with protein MNKLKELGYPVKIYLYIVLFIATVIGMKFVTEIKLPNGGRSPYLFLIWNTFLAWIPVGLVIVLDAVSLLKNKLSRRLLYLVFGLVWLFFYPNAAYMITDLLHPFARYPVSGYRFWQDMPFWDHLFTVLFVALLGLALGNVSLASVHHLVRKSYGSVVGWVFAVVILALSSFGVYLGRFNRWNSWDIMKRPGYVLRDMFDYFTDMENLKHTLDFCKWIFIITLFSYVILYLFGMIRNHSVHPNNASSKSQLFSTEKVE; from the coding sequence GTGAATAAACTGAAAGAACTGGGGTATCCCGTTAAAATATACCTATATATCGTCCTATTTATAGCAACTGTGATCGGCATGAAGTTTGTAACAGAGATCAAGCTTCCGAATGGGGGGAGATCTCCCTATCTATTTCTGATCTGGAATACATTTCTAGCCTGGATTCCGGTAGGACTTGTCATTGTACTTGATGCGGTTAGCTTATTAAAGAATAAACTCTCACGAAGATTGTTGTATCTGGTGTTTGGATTGGTGTGGTTGTTCTTTTATCCTAACGCGGCTTATATGATTACAGATCTATTACATCCTTTTGCTAGATATCCGGTAAGTGGCTATCGATTCTGGCAGGATATGCCCTTCTGGGATCATCTGTTTACGGTACTTTTTGTTGCTTTGCTTGGTCTGGCGCTAGGCAATGTATCATTAGCATCGGTTCACCACTTGGTTCGCAAAAGTTATGGCTCCGTGGTTGGTTGGGTTTTTGCTGTTGTCATTCTAGCCCTCAGTAGCTTCGGAGTATATCTAGGTCGCTTTAACCGCTGGAATAGCTGGGATATTATGAAGAGACCGGGATATGTTCTGCGGGATATGTTTGATTATTTTACGGATATGGAAAATCTAAAACATACATTGGATTTTTGTAAATGGATTTTCATCATCACTCTCTTTAGTTATGTGATCCTTTATTTATTTGGAATGATAAGAAATCATTCTGTTCATCCAAATAATGCGAGTTCAAAAAGTCAGCTTTTCAGCACCGAGAAGGTTGAATGA
- a CDS encoding histidinol-phosphatase translates to MKFDLHTHHFRCGHADGNISDYIEAGIAAGLSVIGISDHTPYFGSEEEQPFPKIAMAKQEFSNYVEEVLRLKQKYEGTIDVLLGIESDFFPEHAETYRHILAQYPFDYIIGSVHSVGNVSIFNKNRWKGLSQKEHIAVKEAYYALIRDSARSGMFQILGHIDAMKGNYPPFSDIPAAKAIDETLEVIAESGIAIEINTSGKTKLSGGWYPSDEILERALYFGVNVTFGSDAHKPERVAEDLDAVANKLLEIGFKEWVYYKNKQKVVVPLK, encoded by the coding sequence ATGAAATTTGATCTTCACACTCACCATTTCCGCTGCGGTCATGCGGATGGAAATATCAGCGATTATATTGAAGCCGGAATTGCCGCAGGTTTGTCAGTCATCGGCATCAGCGACCATACCCCTTACTTTGGTAGTGAGGAAGAGCAGCCTTTTCCCAAGATTGCCATGGCAAAACAGGAGTTTTCAAATTATGTTGAAGAAGTTCTAAGACTCAAACAGAAATATGAAGGCACCATCGATGTATTACTAGGTATCGAGAGTGATTTTTTTCCTGAACATGCGGAGACGTATCGGCACATTTTGGCTCAATATCCGTTCGATTATATAATCGGTTCTGTTCACAGTGTGGGAAATGTCAGTATCTTCAATAAAAATCGTTGGAAGGGGCTTAGCCAGAAGGAACATATCGCCGTAAAAGAAGCTTATTACGCTTTGATCCGCGATTCTGCCCGCAGTGGGATGTTTCAAATTCTTGGACATATCGACGCGATGAAAGGTAATTATCCGCCCTTCTCGGATATCCCTGCTGCCAAAGCCATTGACGAGACATTGGAGGTTATTGCAGAAAGTGGCATAGCAATTGAAATTAATACTTCAGGAAAGACAAAACTCAGTGGTGGTTGGTATCCATCCGATGAGATTTTGGAACGTGCGCTGTATTTCGGGGTTAACGTGACCTTTGGTTCAGATGCACATAAACCTGAACGTGTAGCCGAAGATTTAGATGCCGTCGCAAACAAATTGCTGGAAATTGGATTTAAAGAATGGGTATATTACAAGAACAAGCAAAAGGTGGTTGTTCCGCTGAAATAA